The Pleuronectes platessa chromosome 11, fPlePla1.1, whole genome shotgun sequence genome includes a window with the following:
- the dio2 gene encoding type II iodothyronine deiodinase: protein MNTEFLSEEIEGKMGMASEDLLVTLQILPGFFSNCLFLVLYDSVVLVKRVVALLSSSRSGGSGEWRRMLTSAGLRSIWNSFLLDAYKQVKLGCAAPNSKVVKVPDGPRCSSNISNMINVPTGARMRNGDECRLLDFGSSDRPLVVNFGSATUPPFISHLPAFRQLVEDFSGVADFLLVYIDEAHPSDGWVAPPMGSSSFNVRKHQNLEERLGAARHLTEHFSLPPQCQLVADCMDNNANEAYGVSNERVCIVQQRKIAYLGGKGPFFYNLKDVRQWLEQSYGKRKTLFQPRKFSCLVQQRRGRKD from the exons ATGAACACGGAGTTTCTCTCGGAGGAGATAGAGGGGAAAATGGGAATGGCGAGTGAGGATCTGCTCGTGACTCTGCAGATACTACCTGGTTTCTTTTCGAACTGTCTCTTCCTCGTCCTGTACGACTCCGTGGTGCTGGTGAAGCGCGTCGTGGCGCTGCTCAGCAGCTCCAGGTCCGGCGGCTCCGGAGAGTGGCGCCGCATGTTGACCTCCGCGGGACTCCGCTCCATCTGGAACAGTTTCCTCCTGGACGCATACAAGCAG GTGAAACTTGGCTGTGCGGCACCCAACTCCAAGGTGGTGAAGGTGCCAGATGGCCCTCGGTGTAGCAGCAACATTAGTAATATGATCAATGTGCCAACTGGAGCCAGGATGCGAAATGGGGACGAGTGCCGCCTTCTGGATTTTGGCTCATcagatcgccctctggtggtcaACTTTGGCTCAGCCACCTGACCCCCCTTCATCAGTCACCTGCCAGCTTTCCGACAGTTGGTGGAGGACTTTAGTGGTGTGGCTGACTTCCTGTTGGTGTACATTGACGAAGCTCATCCATCTGATGGCTGGGTGGCTCCTCCTATGGGCTCCTCCTCTTTCAATGTACGGAAGCACCAGAACTTGGAGGAGAGACTTGGAGCAGCGCGCCATCTCACTGAGCACTTCTCACTGCCACCACAGTGTCAGCTGGTGGCAGACTGCATGGACAATAATGCTAATGAGGCTTACGGTGTGTCCAATGAACGAGTGTGCATAGTGCAACAGAGAAAGATTGCCTACTTGGGTGGTAAGGGGCCTTTTTTTTACAATCTGAAGGATGTGCGGCAATGGCTGGAGCAGAGCTATGGTAAACG